Genomic DNA from Kluyveromyces lactis strain NRRL Y-1140 chromosome C complete sequence:
CTAATGAAGATGTTAAAGCTGCAATCCAAGCTTCTAAACAAGCTAAGGACAAATGGTACAAATTGCCATATTACGAGCGTGCCTCCGTTTTCATGAAGGCAGCTGATTTGATTTGTACCAAATACCGTTATGACATGCTCGCTGCCACTATGTTGGGTCAAGGTAAGAATGTATACCAAGCAGAAATCGATTGCATCACTGAATTGGctgatttcttcagattcaaCGTGAAGTATGCTAATGAATTGTACGCCCAACAACCCATTGAATCTTCTCCCGGTGTATGGAACAGGGCTGAATACAGACCTTTAGAAGGCTTTGTGTATGCAGTAACTCCGTTCAATTTCACTGCCATTGCTGGTAATTTGATCGGTGCGCCTGCGTTGATGGGTAACACTGTTGTGTGGAAACCTTCTCAAAACGCCAATTTGTCCAACTACTTGTTATTAACtgttttggaagaagcaGGTTTGCCAAATGGTGTTGTGAATTTTGTCCCAGGTAACGCAGTGGAAGTCACCAAGGAAGTTTTGAGCGACTCGGAATTCGCTGCTTTACATTTCACTGGTTCTACTGCTGTTTTCAAGCAACTATATGGAGATATCCAGAAGGGTGTTGTGAATGGTTTGTACAGAGACTATCCGCGTATTGTCGGTGAGACTGGTGGTAAGAATTTCCACTTGATCCATCCAAGTGCTAACATTCCTCATTCTGTTCTATCCACTTTGAGAGGTGCATTTGAGTTCCAAGGTCAAAAATGTTCTGCTACTTCCAGAGTATACTTGCCCGAAAGTAAGAGCGAGGAATTTTTTCGTGATTTAGGAGGTGTCTTATCTGAAGTTCAACCAGTGAACACATCGGCATCTAAGATTAACGGTGGTGATTTACACGGTTTTATTGGCCCGGTGATCCATGAAGGtagttttgataaattggCCAAAGTGATTGACGATGCCAAGAACGATCcagaattggaaattgttTTCGGAGGCTTCCATGATAAATCTAAGGGTTATTACATCCAACCAACAATCATAAAGACTACAAATCCAAGACATCCTTATTTAAGCCAAGAATTCTTTGGTCCAATATTGACTGTATACGAATATCCAGACGCAAAATTCGAAGACGTGTGTGAACTGGTTGATTCCACCAGCCAATATGGTTTAACGGGATCCATATTCGCCCGTGACCGTGAGGCTATTAAGATCgctgatgaaaaattgaaatacaGTGCAGGAAACTTCTACATCAACGATAAATCTACCGGGGCTGTTGTCGCTCAACAATGGTTTGGTGGTGCCAGAATGAGCGGTACTAATGACAAGGCCGGGTCTGGAAATATCTTGAACAGATTTGTTAGCGTCAGgaacatcaaagaaaactaTTATGAATTGACAGACTACAGATATCCATCCAATTACGAATAAGTATATCGACCTGCATGAACTTTAAATTCCCAATCTATATAAATGTACAAATACCTAAActcttcaagaaataaagtCTTTTTTTAGCGAAACGGAGACAACCTTGGACATGTATACGACAGTCACGCTGTAAGTGCTACTTTCGATGGTGCATGCCCAAGATCTCTCAAGCAGCTTCATTGTATATGAGGATGCCTTGTCTTTCAAACAGGCACATGTCCGGGTGACATTACTTGTGAGGCTAAAAATACTCCATATATTATTACATGTAAAACAGTGTGGATCCACCTCGTTTTAGATagaatataataaataatatGAAAAAACATGCTAATTAGTGACAATTTTTTAATATTCTACTTGCAATAGACTTGTTGAACTGACGAACGATATCGTTCAACATAATGTTTCGTTGAGCTATGGACGGACTTTTCATACTTCTTGACTTTGGCGTCCAATCTAACTGACTTGTTCCGAATTTGACTTTTTGCAAGTGGAGGGTAACAGAAAAGATTTTTTTTAGAAACTGCTAAAAGTGGAAATAGCTGATTTTATaaaatgaatttttgaagaagttgaatttagaaggaagaaaagatcaatttaAGGAGTAAAGCCAAATTTGATCCCCCAAAACAGAACGGACCAACAGCTTCAAAGTCCTGCAAAGCTATCAATTATAGTTTATAGAGGGTTATTTTCTCTCTGCGAGTGtgtttttttctgttttcttaGGATTATCTATCTTCGTTTTACTCGGGcttgaatatttctttctagttcccttctttttttttggagtTTTGCAATACCGTGTGATACAAGGTTTTCGAAAGCTTTGTCATCAGTGATATCATTTACTTGTGCTTTCACCAAACATTGTACGTTTTACAATTTGACTTATCCTCAAGTGAAATAGCTTCTCCCCTCCTTttgaaatctctttttGTCATTCTGTCGATCTTCCCGTTTTATTGctaatttgaaattgggactttttattttctttgacGATATACATTATTGGCTTTTAGTTaaattttcctttgaaCGGCTCAATCACTTATAGTTTTTGGCACTGATTGATAGAACTACGTCTTGAATTTATTGGCGGAATCTTAGCGGATTATCTCGGAATCATAGTAACTATAGAATCTGTGACCTGGATACcaaaatataatatttACAACAATATCAGTACTAAAGGGCAAAATTAACCTAAAGTTATTATGCcagaacaagaaagatttgTTCAGACTACCGGTGGTAAGGGTACTCCGAAGCAAATTCACATTGCTCATAGGAAATCTCCTTCTGAACTTACGAATTTAATGATTGAGCAGTTTACTCTACAAAAACAGATCGAGAATAATAGTAGTGGCGGAAACTTAGGCGTACAGGGACAATCTGCCGCCAACTTTTTACCGCAACCACCCAACGTGCAGTATCAACTGTCCCCAAATTCAGGTAATAGAAAAGGCAGGTCTCATTCTAGAAGTGGTTCTGCATTCTACAACAATAACGATCACAAACAAAATCCTGCTGCAGGTGGACACAGAAGAACTGGCTCTCAGACGAGCGTATATGGACATTCCAGAAGACAATCCATTGGTTTGAATGAAGCCAAGAGAGCCGCTGCAGAAGAACAAGCAAAAAGAGAAAGTGGACCTCAGATCAAAATTGACAATGTTCAAGATATCCCTAAGTTAGtcgatgaaaatgaacaaacGAGCTTCAAATTCCCTGGATCTCCAACAACCGAGTCTAAGAATCTAGGTCACCGTAGAACTCAGTCAAATATGTCCCCTAATAGATCATTCCAGTTTCCACCTGCTAAGTTGAaccaaaaggaaaacaatgatgatTTCATACCCGTTGGAACCCCGCATCGTCGCACTAATTCGAAAAATGAAGGTATCGACGGTAATTGGAGGttgcaacaacagcaacagcaggTATCGCCATTTCATCACTCTAGAACGCATTCAAGAGAATATTCAGGCCACCCAGGTTTGGAACCACCACCTGTCTTCCAACCAGGTCATAAATCACGTGGATCCAATGCTTCTTCCCACAGTTTTACCTCGGCAAATGGCCAGCAAAACTCCAATGGCCGTAAATCACTTTTCGCACCCTATTTGCCACAAGCTAACATTCCTCAACtaattgaagaaggcaAATTGGTTGCAGGTATTCTACGGGtcaacaagaaaaataGATCGGATGCCTGGGTTTCGACCAACGGTGTGTTGGACGCCGATATTTTCATTTGTGGTTCGAAGGATCGTAATAGAGCTTTGGAAGGTGATCTTGTTGCCGTTGAGCTTTTGATGGTTGACGATGTCTGGGAATcgaaaaaggaaaaggaagagaagaagagaagaaaagatgCAAGCACTCAACAAGATATTATTCCACTAGACTCTAAAGATGATTACCATAATGATGCTTCAACAAGTATTGTTACAAGCGCATCATGCTCTAGTGAAAATAAAGGATCAGATGCTACATTGGGATCTTCATCTGGCTCCATCAAAAGAAGAGGATCATTGAAGCAGCGCCCAactcaaaagaagaatgatgACGTAGAGGTTGAAGGTCAATCTTTATTATTGGTcgaggaagaagagattaATGATGATTACAGGCCTTTGTACGCTGGACACGTAGTCGCGGTGTTAGACCGTATTCCGGGCCAACTATTTAGCGGTACTTTGGGTCTATTAAGACCATCTCAACAAGCGAACAACGATGTGAATAAGCCAAATAAGCCGAAAATTGTTTGGTTCAAACCTACCGATAAGAAAGTTCCTCTAATTGCCATTTCGATAGAACAGGCGCCTAAGGACTTCGTCGAAAATGCTGATAAGTATCTGAATAAAGTTTTCGTTGCTAGCATCAAGCGCTGGCCAATCACTTCTTTGCATCCCTTTGGTACTCTTGTCTCGCAATTAGGCGATGTGAACGATCCAAAAACTGAGAttgattcaattttgaGAGACAATAATTTCTTAAGTGATGAATATTTAGACCCTCAGGACCGTACAAAGGAGAGAGATAGTTTTGCACCTGTATTGCTTTCAGAAGAGCAAAGCAAAACAAGGCGTACTTATGAAAATGTCATTGCCATTTCAGAAACTGGTGAAGTTTCTGATTATGCGGTCCATTTAAGAGACACTGACAACGGTAACCTTGAATTAGGATTTCATGTTGTTGATGTAACAGTCcatattgaagaaggttcATCTTTGGATAGAAGAGCTAGGAAAAGATCTAGCGCTGTCTTCATGCCACAGAAGACTGTTGGTTTGCTTCCAGCCGCTCTGAATGAATTCTTAAGTTTGCAGCCCGAGAAACTGTCAAACACTGTCAGTATAATATATGAACTGAAGCCTGAAAACTTTGATATTGTTACAACGTGGATAGGCGAGACTCGTGTCAAGCCAAACACCTCATTGACACATGACAGGCTTAATCAAGAATTGGAGAGATCTTCAGCTTCGGGCTCAAAGTTTGTTGAGAAACTTGAGGCAGTGGCTAAAGAATTTTACCGCTGTAGGCTTAACTCCAAAAATGCTGATTTATACAGGACTTTGCCCCTTTTGGAATCTCTCGATGACGAGAAGGTTAAAgttgatttgaatattttaCAACGTTCTAAAGCTTTGACCCTTTTATCGGAAATAGAGCGTAAAGTGAATAATACCGTTGCTACTCGATTGTTCACTTCCCTGGGAGATGTTGCTTTCTTGAGAAGACAACCAGAACCAATTTctaccaaattgaaaacgttccaaaagaaagttgaaaaacTTGGCGTTGAGATGGATATAACAAGTTCTGAATCAGTtttgaattcaattcttgCCATAGATAATAACACTACAAGAATGGCGGTTGAGTTATTTTTATCCAAGACCTTAACACCGGCTAAATATTTCATATCTGGTAAAGTCGAACCTGACCAATTTGCGCATTATTCATTGAATTTGCCATTGTTCACACATTTCACAGCTCCTTTGAGAAGATACTCTGATCATGTGGTTCATAGGCAGTTGAAGAGCATAATTAATGGTACAGAGTATAAAGAAACTATTGAATCTTTAAAAATCACGTCTGAATAttgtaatttcaaaaagGATTGTGCACATCACGCACAGGAACAGGCTATCCATTTACTCCTCTGcaaaacaacaaatgaCATGGGGAATCAAAACGGTCAAGTACTAACTTTGGCCACTGTTTTGCAAGTATAtgaatcttcttttgatgtGTTTATCCCTGAATTAGGtattgaaaagagagtTCACGGTGATCAGTTACCTCTTGTTAAAGCAGAATTTGACGTTGCCGAGAGAGTCTTAGAACTCTACTGGAAGAAAGGTGTTGATAGTGCGACTTTTGTGCCATCTGACGAACAGAATCCAAAATCTTACAGAAACTCTATTAAAAATAAGTTTAACTCCAGCAGTAAAGAAATTGCTTTCAATCAAAACAGCTTGCAGAACAATTTGATTAGTGAGCAATTTagcaaagaattgaaagaattgaaattgacaccaccatctttgaatttgcGAAAGTTCAACAACGCAGATGCATTGGAAGGATATTTCGAAACCACTGTcacaagagaagaaggtgaCAACTATATTCAAGAGATCAGAGAACTTCAACAAGTTCCTCTACTCTTAAGAGCAGAAATTGGTATGGCGTTACCATGCTTGACTGTTCGTGCATTAAACCCATTTATGAGAAGTTGAACTCTTTCTCAAATGAGTTCcattaatttcttcagttcTATTCACGTATCCGAACGGCGTATACCTATAACGCTTACATTTTTTATCTAATTTCATGTATATTATCTTGATATATGTCTATATAACGAATGCAAATTTTTCTAGTAACTCATTTGGAATATAGAAACTTCTTCTAGTTTCGTTTTTGTTAGTTGCAGTTAATAGAATTCTCTTTATTTGAGAAACAAATGTCACTTTAAGATCCTAAACCACAGAAATACTACAGACGAGTCGGGTACTAAATATGTATATCGTATCAGGAATTTCTAATGAAAAAAACCGATACCGAGCACAACAAGATTTTAGAGGTTTACCACTACTACTAGTGTTACACTTAATATCCTTCCCTTAGGTGTAGATCTTTGAATGTTGTTTTGGAATAATTTCAATAGGTGGTATACAAAAAGATCTATTTCCAACTTAATAGCTAAATATATGATACAAACAGTTCCCTTAGTTCATTCCATTGTGAAAGTTTAGAATTATTTGTAACTCTCATTTGTCTAGCACCTTCAGTTAGCTATTGCATCTTGCTTATACTTTCTCTTGGACTATTTACAAGCAAACCACCATCTTGCACAATGAATTCTTGACGACAGGAAAAAAGACTTTAATATTGAGATCATGAACATAACAATATCTTCGCACCAAAAGGAAGGAATTGAACATTCCAATGTATAATCACTCAATAAATACAGTGATTTTGACCAGTCATGTCACTACAAGCGTTTAGAATCGGTTTACTAAGTACCACAGCTGCTCCTTTAGCATATGCTCGCCCATTTAGTTCTTATGCGGCCCTTTtggcaaagaaaaaaggcAAGACAAGTGGAAAACCAGGAAAGGCTGACAATGAAGAGCCTATCGAGATAATAGATGTCAAGAAGTATGTCATCGACGCTACTAAACAATTTGAGAAGACTCTTGAATTGcacaaaaggaaattggCTGAGCAAAAAGTTGGAACCGCAAGCCCAacaattttcaatgatttgaGAGTAGGTAAAGAAGGACAAAAGTTTACGGAACTAGCTGCGACCAGTTTGAAGGGTAGGAATGCTCTTATTGTGACTGTTTTTGATCCTAAAGATACCAAAAATATTGTTAGTGCCATTATGGCAGCAGGTTTAAATTTAAACCCCGAGAGAATTCCTAATAATGATCAACAGCTTAAAGTTTCTCTCCCACCAATCACAACAGAGACACGCCAAGCAGTCTGTAAAGACCTAAAGAAAGTATTCGAAGATTACAAGCACTCTGCCCTGAAGGAATCCTTGGGCCATGTCCGTGGCgaaataatgaaagaattaaagcatctacaaaaaaagaatgaCGATGTCAAAAAGGTTAttcaagatgttgaaaagattcaCAAAGAATATACCATTAAACTacaagaacaattgaaacaagcaGAGAAAAGCGTAATGAACCAATAGGTGTATCGTTTTTCTTAAAGCcatgttcttttcaaatgagCGCTATACGAGCTTTCTGTAAAAAAGGGCAGTACACagattcaattcttgtCAATATTTTAGCGAAGAGTGTACGTTCGTTTTACATACAAACCGATATGTATTTATAGATTGATTAAAGTCCGAAGATGTGATATCAGTGTCGTGTGCTTCATAATAGAATCAATACTCTTTTCTATCAGTTCGCATTTTTTGCTAAAGAGACTAAGGATTTTATCCGTTGCCAAGTAGATACAGCGTACGCGCCGGTGATAAATGCCTTCACAAATTCCCAGGCCTTGCTGTTGCTTTTAATTGGATAGTCAAGTGGTTTTGGGATTTGCGTAGAGATGAAAGGTAATGTGTCGAAGCAGACACTTTTTGCGTTGCATAGACCCAGTAGACCTTCTTCACCACCGAATTTACCGTATCCAGAGCCATTCAACCCACCGAATGGTAATTGACAAACATAAAATGTAGCGAAGTCGTTGATGGCAACATTACCAGTCGTTAAAGAGTTTGCGACTCTGTTACATTCACCGAAATCAGCACCGAAAATAGAACCTCCAAGACCGAAAGGTGCTGCATTTGCCAATCTGATACAGTCGTCGGTGTCTTTGGCTCTCATAACAGTTAGAATTGGTCCGAATACTTCATTGTGCGAGATCTGCATATCTTCAGTAACATCCACCAAAAGCGTGGGTTGGAAAAAGTGACCTTGAGGATAGTTTGGATGATTGTAACGAGAACCCCCATGCAATAACTTGGCACCTTTTGACAACGCATCAGATATTAGATTTTCTAATTGACCAAATCTATTGTCGGAAATCATTGCACCCATATCGACATCTTCtaaattatcaatatcagaTCCCAACCTCAATTGCCCTACTCTATCGTTGAGAATAGAGACTAATGCATCATAATTCTTGGCAGAAACTATAACTCTCTCGATACCGATACAATTTTGACCAGCCGATTGGAAAGTACCACGCATAATAATCGAAGAGAGAGCTTGTAAGTCCTTTACGGAATCCAAAACAATGAAAGCATCTTTACCACccaattcaacaacaactgGGGTTAAAGAATCTGCAGCAGCCTTCAAAACGTGATGTGCGACAGGTTTACTACCAATGAACGTCAAATGCTTGAAGACAGGGTGTGAAGTGAAATAATTTGCTGCATCGTCGTTTCCTGTTGGTGGGAGACAATAACATAATTGAACGAGGTTGGGGTCATGACCACAAGCTTTTAATGCTTCCTGTACTAAAAGAGTGAAAAACTTACTGGACCATACGACTTGTTCAGAACATTTTACAACAACGGCATTACCAGTGAATATCGAAGCAACTATAGGCCCTAATAAGTTGTGGAAAGGATaattccaagaaacaaTCGCCCCAACAACACCCAATGGCTCGTAACGGACCTCTGCACCTTTGTACCATTTCATGAAGAAGTTAGTGGGTCCAGGGCGGGCGCTTGGCTTCAAAACATCTTCTCCATGTTCAATAATCCACTGAATCTTTTCTAATGTAACCAGAATCTCACCCATTGAAGCATCTAACATGGTTTTCCCTGAGTCCCTACATGCGACGCGAGCAATGGCTTCTTGATTCTccaagatgaaatttttcaaagataatAGAACTTGCAGCCTTTCCTTTAATGAAGTCTTGGCCCATTGTAATTGTGCTCTTTCTGCCAATAGAACGATTTCATCGATATCAGTATCAGACATAGACTTAAATGAACCTAGGAATTGGCCTGTCGCTGGACAATAAGATTGGATCATATGGGGTTGCTCTGGGTTATAAACAGAGCAAGGAAACATCCGCTTACCCTTCCAATGTTTGTGAGCTGCATCAGGGATATATAGTTTGAACTGGACCGCAGATGGCAGTTTGCTCTTACTGAACACCCATTGataaatgaaataaatCGAGATTAAACCAACAACGAGAGTTCCAGAAGTGAAACGAACATTCTCACTGACGATTTGcgaagaattgaaagtttGACCAGTACTTACCAAATCTGTCAAGTAAGCTTGAATGGTAGCATTCAATTGCTGCAACACTGACGAATTAAGATAAACCtgtgttgatgttgaattcATTGAGTGACTAATGATTCCCAAAAAAGGAAGGCTAAACAGGGTTTGAAAACGAAATGGCAAAGTTAACCCTATCGTAGCAACTTACTACGGATGTACCAAACTTCAGCTGCCTGCTGCAAGATCAATTTGATCAGtattgttttttttaagtGAAAGCGCTGTATTATTCATTCAAGTAACACGTTATTTGATATGATGCTCGCATTTTTCAGGATGATTTTCACACGTATAACGAAATCCACATGCTGAACGATAAGAAGAGAGGGATAAGATCCGAGACTACCAACGCAATGGTTCATGGCGACCTTAAGATTGTGGATTGATATACTAGAATTACTGAATCAAATATTATTAACTTGTTAGTTAGGGTTTACATCTGTATTTAATGATAGAGACACACGACAGGACATTTGATGGAATATCTCATATAGTTCAGAGTGCTGGCAGAGGAGAAAGGGCGAGCTTTTTAGGCGGCGTTGACGTGCATTTCACCAGTAGGAGTAGTGACGGCCTTGATCAACAATTTCACCACATCATCCTCCTTCTTAGAGGccaattctttgatttctttcaattcgGTCTGTACTGAATTTTCGGCCTCCTTCTCCAAACCCTCTACACCACCTTCGTTAGAAGCCTcgaatttcttcaattcctGTTCTTTTTTGGATTTGTACTCGGTAATTTCTGCTGCTGCATCACTTTTAGCCTGCTTCAAAAGCTCTTGTCTATGCTGTCTGGCCTTGGCCACAATCTCGTGAGCCTCTTTTTCGGCCTTCAATAGTGTTGCAATACCGTTTTGAGACTATTCATAGTTTATGTATCATGTTAGTAAAAGCTGCACTTTATCTCCATATTAAAATCCTAATTAGTGAATGTTATGGCACATACCATCGCTGCTGTGGTTGGTGAGTATTATGCACTAGCTGATCTGCTGATGAACCTGATTGGTTTCATTTTAATCTACGACCATAGTTTCCTACAAAGCGTTTTATTTAAACCTTTGTAATTTCAGGTTTCTCATATTGGGATCGAAATGAAAATAGGGCTATCGTTACATACGAGATGATGTTTAAGAACGAGGTCTCGAGTAGAGACAGCCTGAAGTGGTCTTTTAGTCAGCACTAAGTGAGGGTTCTATCTTACATCACTACTAAACGGGCCTGAACCTAACAAGTTGAGCGGGATAGAATTCGCAAACAGATATCATGGGATTATACTTTGTTTAATAGGTAGTTTATGTCTGAATTTCgtttctttatttgaatcattacatagtgaaaaattccaatactatgagatgagatgagatgagatgaggcACCAGAAATTGGTCAGAGTCATTACGTTGGATTGCAATACGATACCCTCAACTTCACACCtggatctttcaaaaaaaaaaacagatATGGATGACAAGTGTATGGTGTGTCTGAATGAGACATGGAAGTATAAATGTCCTCGTTGTCTAAAGAAGTCATGTTCACTTGCAtgttcaaagaaacatAAAGAAACGGATAACTGCAGTGGTATCAGCAATGCTACGGAATATGTATCAAGTCAGAACTTGAAAGAAGCTGATACCAGTGAAGAAATGAACCATCTG
This window encodes:
- the MSC7 gene encoding meiotic recombination directing protein (similar to uniprot|P38694 Saccharomyces cerevisiae YHR039C MSC7 Protein of unknown function green fluorescent protein (GFP)-fusion protein localizes to the endoplasmic reticulum msc7 mutants are defective in directing meiotic recombination events to homologous chromatids) translates to MNSTSTQVYLNSSVLQQLNATIQAYLTDLVSTGQTFNSSQIVSENVRFTSGTLVVGLISIYFIYQWVFSKSKLPSAVQFKLYIPDAAHKHWKGKRMFPCSVYNPEQPHMIQSYCPATGQFLGSFKSMSDTDIDEIVLLAERAQLQWAKTSLKERLQVLLSLKNFILENQEAIARVACRDSGKTMLDASMGEILVTLEKIQWIIEHGEDVLKPSARPGPTNFFMKWYKGAEVRYEPLGVVGAIVSWNYPFHNLLGPIVASIFTGNAVVVKCSEQVVWSSKFFTLLVQEALKACGHDPNLVQLCYCLPPTGNDDAANYFTSHPVFKHLTFIGSKPVAHHVLKAAADSLTPVVVELGGKDAFIVLDSVKDLQALSSIIMRGTFQSAGQNCIGIERVIVSAKNYDALVSILNDRVGQLRLGSDIDNLEDVDMGAMISDNRFGQLENLISDALSKGAKLLHGGSRYNHPNYPQGHFFQPTLLVDVTEDMQISHNEVFGPILTVMRAKDTDDCIRLANAAPFGLGGSIFGADFGECNRVANSLTTGNVAINDFATFYVCQLPFGGLNGSGYGKFGGEEGLLGLCNAKSVCFDTLPFISTQIPKPLDYPIKSNSKAWEFVKAFITGAYAVSTWQRIKSLVSLAKNAN
- the RRF1 gene encoding Rrf1p (similar to uniprot|P38771 Saccharomyces cerevisiae YHR038W RRF1 Ribosomal Recycling Factor 1 originally characterized as FIL1 a Factor for Isocitrate Lyase expression mitochondrial ribosome recycling factor); translation: MSLQAFRIGLLSTTAAPLAYARPFSSYAALLAKKKGKTSGKPGKADNEEPIEIIDVKKYVIDATKQFEKTLELHKRKLAEQKVGTASPTIFNDLRVGKEGQKFTELAATSLKGRNALIVTVFDPKDTKNIVSAIMAAGLNLNPERIPNNDQQLKVSLPPITTETRQAVCKDLKKVFEDYKHSALKESLGHVRGEIMKELKHLQKKNDDVKKVIQDVEKIHKEYTIKLQEQLKQAEKSVMNQ
- the SSD1 gene encoding mRNA-binding translational repressor SSD1 (similar to uniprot|P24276 Saccharomyces cerevisiae YDR293C SSD1 Protein with a role in maintenance of cellular integrity interacts with components of the TOR pathway ssd1 mutant of a clinical S. cerevisiae strain displays elevated virulence); its protein translation is MPEQERFVQTTGGKGTPKQIHIAHRKSPSELTNLMIEQFTLQKQIENNSSGGNLGVQGQSAANFLPQPPNVQYQLSPNSGNRKGRSHSRSGSAFYNNNDHKQNPAAGGHRRTGSQTSVYGHSRRQSIGLNEAKRAAAEEQAKRESGPQIKIDNVQDIPKLVDENEQTSFKFPGSPTTESKNLGHRRTQSNMSPNRSFQFPPAKLNQKENNDDFIPVGTPHRRTNSKNEGIDGNWRLQQQQQQVSPFHHSRTHSREYSGHPGLEPPPVFQPGHKSRGSNASSHSFTSANGQQNSNGRKSLFAPYLPQANIPQLIEEGKLVAGILRVNKKNRSDAWVSTNGVLDADIFICGSKDRNRALEGDLVAVELLMVDDVWESKKEKEEKKRRKDASTQQDIIPLDSKDDYHNDASTSIVTSASCSSENKGSDATLGSSSGSIKRRGSLKQRPTQKKNDDVEVEGQSLLLVEEEEINDDYRPLYAGHVVAVLDRIPGQLFSGTLGLLRPSQQANNDVNKPNKPKIVWFKPTDKKVPLIAISIEQAPKDFVENADKYLNKVFVASIKRWPITSLHPFGTLVSQLGDVNDPKTEIDSILRDNNFLSDEYLDPQDRTKERDSFAPVLLSEEQSKTRRTYENVIAISETGEVSDYAVHLRDTDNGNLELGFHVVDVTVHIEEGSSLDRRARKRSSAVFMPQKTVGLLPAALNEFLSLQPEKLSNTVSIIYELKPENFDIVTTWIGETRVKPNTSLTHDRLNQELERSSASGSKFVEKLEAVAKEFYRCRLNSKNADLYRTLPLLESLDDEKVKVDLNILQRSKALTLLSEIERKVNNTVATRLFTSLGDVAFLRRQPEPISTKLKTFQKKVEKLGVEMDITSSESVLNSILAIDNNTTRMAVELFLSKTLTPAKYFISGKVEPDQFAHYSLNLPLFTHFTAPLRRYSDHVVHRQLKSIINGTEYKETIESLKITSEYCNFKKDCAHHAQEQAIHLLLCKTTNDMGNQNGQVLTLATVLQVYESSFDVFIPELGIEKRVHGDQLPLVKAEFDVAERVLELYWKKGVDSATFVPSDEQNPKSYRNSIKNKFNSSSKEIAFNQNSLQNNLISEQFSKELKELKLTPPSLNLRKFNNADALEGYFETTVTREEGDNYIQEIRELQQVPLLLRAEIGMALPCLTVRALNPFMRS
- the VMA10 gene encoding H(+)-transporting V1 sector ATPase subunit G (similar to uniprot|P48836 Saccharomyces cerevisiae YHR039C-A VMA10 Vacuolar H+ ATPase subunit G of the catalytic (V1) sector), whose amino-acid sequence is MSQNGIATLLKAEKEAHEIVAKARQHRQELLKQAKSDAAAEITEYKSKKEQELKKFEASNEGGVEGLEKEAENSVQTELKEIKELASKKEDDVVKLLIKAVTTPTGEMHVNAA
- the PUT2 gene encoding 1-pyrroline-5-carboxylate dehydrogenase (highly similar to uniprot|P07275 Saccharomyces cerevisiae YHR037W PUT2 delta-1-pyrroline-5-carboxylate dehydrogenase), which encodes MLSSRIQLLRSSKRCVAQLSHIQPPKQIGNEPVKAFGSKDLVDWDLLRASLSKFKNSSLDVPLVINGERIYYNDDGGKRGIFQQLNPANHSEVLANVTQATNEDVKAAIQASKQAKDKWYKLPYYERASVFMKAADLICTKYRYDMLAATMLGQGKNVYQAEIDCITELADFFRFNVKYANELYAQQPIESSPGVWNRAEYRPLEGFVYAVTPFNFTAIAGNLIGAPALMGNTVVWKPSQNANLSNYLLLTVLEEAGLPNGVVNFVPGNAVEVTKEVLSDSEFAALHFTGSTAVFKQLYGDIQKGVVNGLYRDYPRIVGETGGKNFHLIHPSANIPHSVLSTLRGAFEFQGQKCSATSRVYLPESKSEEFFRDLGGVLSEVQPVNTSASKINGGDLHGFIGPVIHEGSFDKLAKVIDDAKNDPELEIVFGGFHDKSKGYYIQPTIIKTTNPRHPYLSQEFFGPILTVYEYPDAKFEDVCELVDSTSQYGLTGSIFARDREAIKIADEKLKYSAGNFYINDKSTGAVVAQQWFGGARMSGTNDKAGSGNILNRFVSVRNIKENYYELTDYRYPSNYE